From a single Rhodococcus qingshengii JCM 15477 genomic region:
- a CDS encoding acyl-CoA dehydrogenase family protein yields the protein MSFALTPTYEDNPRLQSLVERLRDYLDGELAEYEAELGLTQESHYIRETLEPVWRRSRELGFYGIHLPTELGGQNLTYTELAALKEEVGASPRVLATSVLGDMGGPLRAGSIFQYATEHQLEKYLIPVLRGEKACCFSLTENDAGSDVRGMLTTATPDGAGWRLNGHKVFSSAGPFADFSVLIAKMASDGDGPDSYSAFLVDLDSPGCTVADGDVPMSGQHIEADIILDGCYVGPEQLLGNVGEGLRIGLGRVTVNRLLHCPTVLGGARRALELSLEYSKTRQVQGAPLAMLQSIQHKLADMATDYYAARSMTYDALATLDAGGSPRTEAFMCKLFVAEKAFTIADHAVQIHGKAGVIRGSEVESLFQRLRMFRILTGSSEIQKNGIARQLLTT from the coding sequence ATGTCATTCGCTCTCACCCCTACCTACGAAGACAATCCAAGACTTCAATCGCTCGTCGAGCGTCTACGCGACTATCTCGACGGCGAACTAGCCGAGTACGAAGCCGAATTGGGTCTCACTCAAGAATCCCACTACATCCGTGAGACACTCGAGCCAGTGTGGAGACGCAGCCGCGAACTCGGCTTCTACGGAATACACCTCCCCACTGAACTCGGCGGCCAGAACCTCACCTATACCGAACTCGCCGCACTCAAAGAAGAGGTCGGTGCATCGCCGCGGGTCCTCGCGACGTCCGTGCTCGGAGACATGGGTGGCCCACTCCGCGCGGGATCGATCTTTCAATACGCCACCGAGCACCAGTTGGAAAAGTACTTGATTCCGGTGCTGCGAGGAGAGAAGGCATGCTGCTTTTCTCTCACCGAGAACGACGCAGGTTCCGATGTTCGCGGCATGCTCACCACAGCTACCCCGGACGGTGCCGGATGGCGCCTGAACGGCCACAAGGTGTTCTCGTCCGCGGGCCCCTTCGCCGACTTTTCGGTCCTGATCGCAAAGATGGCATCCGACGGCGACGGACCGGATTCGTACTCGGCCTTCCTGGTCGACTTGGATTCTCCTGGCTGCACAGTGGCGGACGGTGACGTCCCGATGTCCGGTCAGCACATCGAAGCGGACATCATCCTCGACGGCTGCTACGTGGGGCCGGAACAGCTTCTCGGAAATGTGGGCGAAGGCTTGAGAATCGGACTCGGTCGAGTCACAGTCAACCGGTTGTTGCACTGCCCCACCGTCCTCGGCGGAGCCCGCCGAGCACTGGAATTGTCGTTGGAGTACAGCAAGACTCGCCAGGTGCAGGGCGCTCCTCTTGCGATGTTGCAGTCCATCCAACACAAACTCGCCGACATGGCGACCGACTACTACGCTGCGCGCTCGATGACCTACGACGCACTCGCCACACTCGATGCCGGTGGGAGTCCGCGTACCGAAGCATTTATGTGCAAGCTGTTCGTTGCCGAGAAGGCCTTCACCATCGCCGACCACGCAGTTCAGATTCACGGAAAAGCCGGGGTCATCCGTGGTTCGGAGGTCGAATCACTGTTCCAGCGGTTGAGGATGTTCCGAATCCTGACCGGCTCCTCCGAGATTCAGAAGAACGGAATCGCGCGTCAATTACTCACCACCTGA
- a CDS encoding acyl-CoA synthetase has product MNLGTYLARSASYYPDLEALVCGEGRWTYSELDTAANRLASALAVTGTRPGHMIGTFAGNCGELVVTEMALYKGGFVRVPINARLGADELGHILADADVRVLFVDPAHAEMALKVVADAGLNCRVIDYSTSTPGADSYHELTTRGSEDNVEVDVDIDAPAVLNYTSGSTGKLKAAVQSHGNRLANMRKRLMSPEGAPTVGDRYLAPGPITHASGMVMLGMFARGAAVVILPAWDTRTFLQTIERERITTTMVVPTMLNLLMDHPSVTDVDLSSLRCIGVGAAPVSPQRLRDAVKVFGPIVIQGYGLGETTSVVTVLTAEDVVRGIESDPELLLSCGRPAYDTDVRVVDDNGVQVPAGTIGEIVASGPDCVREYFHEPELSAETFRNGWVHTGDVGYFREDGYLFIVDRKKDMIISGGFNIYCSEVEAALYEHPAVSEVCVVGVPDPKWGEAVKAVVVTRDGTDTTAMELIAHCSTRLASMKKPRSVDFADSLPVNRNGKIDRRAIRATYWTTADRHVN; this is encoded by the coding sequence ATGAACCTCGGTACTTATCTCGCCCGAAGCGCCAGCTACTACCCCGATCTCGAAGCCCTTGTCTGCGGCGAAGGCCGGTGGACCTACAGCGAGCTCGATACGGCCGCAAACCGTCTCGCGTCCGCTCTCGCAGTGACCGGGACACGGCCCGGACACATGATCGGAACCTTTGCCGGAAACTGCGGGGAACTCGTAGTGACCGAAATGGCCTTGTACAAGGGAGGATTCGTCAGGGTGCCGATCAACGCACGACTGGGCGCCGACGAACTCGGGCATATCCTCGCCGACGCCGATGTGCGTGTCCTCTTCGTCGACCCCGCCCATGCCGAGATGGCGCTGAAGGTCGTCGCCGACGCAGGGCTGAACTGCAGGGTGATCGACTACAGCACTTCGACTCCCGGCGCGGACAGTTATCACGAACTGACGACAAGGGGCAGCGAAGACAACGTCGAGGTGGACGTCGACATTGACGCCCCGGCTGTCCTCAACTACACATCCGGGTCCACCGGCAAGCTCAAGGCTGCGGTCCAGAGTCACGGCAACCGCTTGGCGAACATGCGCAAGCGACTGATGAGCCCCGAAGGCGCGCCGACTGTTGGTGATCGCTACCTCGCCCCCGGCCCGATCACACACGCTTCCGGCATGGTGATGCTCGGAATGTTCGCCAGGGGCGCCGCAGTGGTGATCCTGCCGGCATGGGACACGAGGACGTTCCTGCAGACCATCGAACGTGAGCGGATCACCACCACCATGGTGGTCCCGACGATGCTCAACTTGCTGATGGACCATCCGTCGGTTACCGACGTCGACCTGAGCTCTCTGCGCTGCATCGGCGTAGGCGCAGCGCCGGTTTCTCCACAACGGTTGCGCGACGCGGTAAAGGTGTTCGGTCCCATCGTCATTCAGGGATACGGGCTCGGCGAAACGACCAGCGTCGTCACTGTCTTGACCGCTGAAGACGTGGTGCGCGGTATCGAATCCGACCCTGAGCTTCTTCTCTCGTGCGGCCGGCCGGCATACGACACCGATGTTCGCGTGGTCGACGACAACGGCGTACAGGTCCCGGCCGGCACGATCGGCGAGATCGTAGCCAGTGGTCCGGACTGTGTCCGCGAATACTTCCACGAACCCGAGCTGTCGGCTGAGACGTTCAGGAACGGCTGGGTCCACACGGGCGATGTCGGCTATTTCCGCGAAGACGGCTACCTGTTCATCGTCGACCGCAAGAAGGACATGATCATCTCGGGCGGATTCAACATCTACTGCAGCGAGGTGGAGGCCGCTTTGTACGAACATCCCGCCGTTTCCGAAGTCTGCGTAGTGGGAGTTCCCGATCCGAAGTGGGGCGAAGCAGTCAAGGCTGTTGTCGTGACCAGAGATGGAACTGACACCACCGCAATGGAATTGATCGCGCACTGCTCGACGCGTCTGGCAAGCATGAAGAAGCCACGTTCGGTCGACTTCGCAGATTCGTTGCCTGTCAACCGAAACGGCAAGATCGATCGCCGCGCGATTCGCGCGACCTACTGGACCACCGCTGACCGTCACGTCAACTGA